GCCTTCCTCACCCACGCGCCGCTTGGGCCGGACGTCGGCAAGCTCTTCCGGCAGATCGGCGGCGCTGGCGACCATGGCGTCGTCGGGCAGCTTGGGCGCCTGCTGCGCCGCACGCTGGAAATCCGCCCAGATCTCGGCGGGCAGGGCGCCGCCCGTCACCTCGTCCATCGGGCTGTTGTCGTCGTTGCCAACCCAGACGCCCACGATCAGGTCGCCGGTCCAGCCGACGAACAGCGCGTCGCGGAAGTTCTGGCTGGTGCCGGTCTTGCCCACGGCACCCGGCACCTCGGCCACGGCGCTGCCGGTGCCGTCGGTGACGACGCCCCGCAGCATTGCGGCCATGGCGTCGCGATGCGCCAGCAGCTCCGCCGTGCGGCCCGACGGCTCCGGCAGGTCCCAGTCGAAGGGGTAGTACCCACGGTCGGCCCCGGCGGTGATGCCCTCGACGAAATGCGCCTTGAAGGGCGCGCGACCGGTGGCGATGGCGCCATAGGCTTCGGTTAGGTCGAGCAGCGAGAGGCCGGAGGCGCCGAGCGCCAGCGACGGCGTTTCCGACAGCTCTTCGTTCACGCCCAGCAGGCGCGCCGTCTCGGCCACCTTGTCGATACCGATGTCCATGGCCATGTTCACCGTCGCGGCGTTCAGCGACCGGGCGAAAGCGCTGGCCAGCGTGACATCGCCGTGGAAGCGACCGTCGAAGTTCTCGGGCGCGTAGCCGTCGATATCGACCGGCCGGTCCGAGATACGGCTGTCGGGCGTGTACCCTTCGGCCAGCGCGGTGAGGTAGACGAAGGTCTTGAAGGTCGAGCCGGGCTGGCGCTGTGCCTGCGTGGCCCGGTTGAACTGGCTGGCGTCGTAATCCTTGCCGCCGACCAGTGCCACCACCCCGCCGTCGGGGCGCAGCGCGACGAGGGCACCCTCGGTTGGCAGGCCCGCAAGATGCGACTGTACGGCGTTTTCGGCAATGCGCTGCAACTGCGGGTCCAGCGTGGTGCGCAGAGATTGCGGGTTGGTGAAGCGCTCGGCAAAGGTCTCGGCCTGTCCCTTGACTACATCTGCGAACCAGCCGCCATAAGGGCTGTTGTCGTTTCTTGCGGGGCGCATGACCATCAGTTCGGCCTGCGCGGCATTCGCCTCTGCGTCGTCGATCATGCCGGCGCGGTGCATCAACCGGATCACCAGCTGGCCCCGGCTGCGCGCGGCTTCGGCGTCGCTGCGCAGGTTCAGAACGGAAGGCGCCTTGATCCCGGCTGCGAGAATGGCGCTTTCCGCCAGCGTCAGGTCTTCGACGGGCTTGCCGAAGTAGACCTGCGCGGCGCTTTTCACGCCGTAGGCGCCGCTGCCCAGGTAGATCCGGTTGAGATACATCTCGAGGATTTCGTCCTTGCTGTGACTGGCCTCCATCTCGCGGGTCAGAAGCGCCTCGTGCAGCTTGCGGCTGTAGGTGCGTTCGGGGGCGAGGTAGGTGATCTTGACCAGCTGCTGGCTGATGGTGCTGCCGCCCTGCACGATCCGGCCTGCCGTGGCATTGGCCCACAGGGCGCGCGAGATCGAGCGGAAGTCGAGCCCGCCGTGGCTGTGAAAGCGCTGGTCCTCGATTGCGATGACCGCCTGTTCAAGGTGGTCTGGTATACGGTCGAGGGGGGCGTGATCGGCGTGGCGCTGACCGCCGGTAAACAGCGGCGCGCCGCCGCTATCCTCCATCCGGATCGGTTGCGCGCGCAGCGCTTCGAGATCGTCGAGGTCGTCCAGAGAGGCGACCGCCACGGTGCCTGCGGCGGCGCTGAGGACGAGGACAGAGGTGGCGGCCAGCGCGGCGCGCGCTTTCCAGCCAGAGCGCGACAGGTGGCCCGTGGCCTTTCCCAGCAGCCTGCGTGCCACCCGTTTAAGGCGTTTGGCCCGGGGGCGCTGCGCGGCAGAGGTGTGATTGTGCTGGCTGGACGGCGCGTCGTGGC
This region of Ponticoccus alexandrii genomic DNA includes:
- a CDS encoding PBP1A family penicillin-binding protein; protein product: MHSHDAPSSQHNHTSAAQRPRAKRLKRVARRLLGKATGHLSRSGWKARAALAATSVLVLSAAAGTVAVASLDDLDDLEALRAQPIRMEDSGGAPLFTGGQRHADHAPLDRIPDHLEQAVIAIEDQRFHSHGGLDFRSISRALWANATAGRIVQGGSTISQQLVKITYLAPERTYSRKLHEALLTREMEASHSKDEILEMYLNRIYLGSGAYGVKSAAQVYFGKPVEDLTLAESAILAAGIKAPSVLNLRSDAEAARSRGQLVIRLMHRAGMIDDAEANAAQAELMVMRPARNDNSPYGGWFADVVKGQAETFAERFTNPQSLRTTLDPQLQRIAENAVQSHLAGLPTEGALVALRPDGGVVALVGGKDYDASQFNRATQAQRQPGSTFKTFVYLTALAEGYTPDSRISDRPVDIDGYAPENFDGRFHGDVTLASAFARSLNAATVNMAMDIGIDKVAETARLLGVNEELSETPSLALGASGLSLLDLTEAYGAIATGRAPFKAHFVEGITAGADRGYYPFDWDLPEPSGRTAELLAHRDAMAAMLRGVVTDGTGSAVAEVPGAVGKTGTSQNFRDALFVGWTGDLIVGVWVGNDDNSPMDEVTGGALPAEIWADFQRAAQQAPKLPDDAMVASAADLPEELADVRPKRRVGEEGAVAFVEPRQNDALGAALARLEDNGVLTERDVAPLRAALQERLRTSDNASVREIVIQSIADAGPTANQCNVRACDRAFRSFRASDCTYQPYGGGPRQLCTDDLLR